The Martelella sp. AD-3 genome includes a region encoding these proteins:
- the betA gene encoding choline dehydrogenase, with translation MTEADFVIVGSGSAGSAMAARLSEDGRHSVLVLEFGGTDIGPFIQMPAALSYPMNMKRYDWGFVSEPEPHLGNRRLATPRGKVIGGSSSINGMVYVRGHARDYDHWAEAGASGWGYADVLPYFKRMEHWHEGGHGGDPSWRGKDGPLHVTRGPRRNPLFHAFVEAGKQAGFETTGDYNGEKQEGFGPMEQTVWKGRRWSAANAYLKPALKRQNLDLIRCFARKVVIEDGRAVGVEIERGGRIEVIRARREVILAASSINTPKILLLSGIGPAAELAENGIPLVADRPGVGKNLQDHLEVYIQQASTQPITLYKHWNIFGKGLAGAQWLFFKNGIGASNQFESAAFVRSRAGVDYPDIQYHFLPMAVRYDGTAPAEGHGFQAHVGPMRSPSRGAVTLKSADPKDAPKIAFNYMSHEQDWEDFRRCVRLTREIFAQTAFDPYRGKEIQPGSGVQSDDEIDGFIREHAESAYHPCGTAKMGRADDRMAVVDPECRVIGVEGLRVADSSVFPRITNGNLNAPSIMVGEKASDHILGRQPLAPENAAPWLNPRWETSDR, from the coding sequence ATGACTGAAGCAGATTTTGTCATTGTTGGTTCCGGTTCCGCAGGCTCGGCCATGGCCGCGCGGCTTTCGGAAGACGGCAGGCACTCCGTTCTGGTGCTGGAATTCGGCGGGACCGATATCGGCCCCTTCATTCAAATGCCTGCTGCCCTTTCATACCCGATGAACATGAAGCGCTATGACTGGGGCTTTGTCTCCGAGCCCGAGCCGCATCTCGGCAACCGACGTCTGGCAACCCCGCGCGGCAAGGTGATCGGCGGCTCGTCCTCGATCAACGGCATGGTCTATGTTCGGGGACACGCCCGCGATTACGACCACTGGGCCGAAGCGGGTGCAAGCGGCTGGGGCTACGCGGACGTGCTGCCCTATTTCAAGCGCATGGAGCACTGGCACGAGGGCGGCCATGGCGGCGATCCGTCCTGGCGGGGCAAGGACGGCCCGCTGCATGTGACGCGCGGCCCGCGCAGGAACCCGCTGTTCCACGCCTTTGTCGAGGCCGGAAAACAGGCGGGCTTCGAAACGACCGGGGATTATAACGGCGAGAAGCAGGAAGGCTTCGGGCCGATGGAGCAGACGGTCTGGAAGGGAAGACGCTGGTCGGCGGCCAATGCCTACCTCAAGCCGGCGCTGAAGCGCCAAAACCTTGATCTGATCCGCTGCTTCGCCCGCAAGGTGGTTATCGAGGACGGCCGCGCCGTCGGCGTCGAAATCGAACGCGGCGGCCGAATCGAGGTCATCCGCGCGCGTCGCGAGGTCATCCTGGCGGCGTCTTCGATCAACACGCCGAAAATACTGCTTCTTTCCGGCATTGGCCCGGCGGCGGAGCTTGCCGAAAACGGCATTCCGCTCGTCGCCGACCGGCCCGGCGTTGGCAAGAACCTGCAGGACCATCTGGAAGTCTATATCCAGCAGGCCAGCACCCAGCCGATCACGCTCTACAAGCACTGGAACATCTTCGGCAAGGGGCTCGCCGGCGCGCAATGGCTGTTCTTCAAGAACGGCATCGGCGCTTCCAACCAGTTTGAAAGCGCCGCCTTCGTGCGCTCGCGCGCCGGCGTCGATTATCCGGATATCCAGTACCATTTCCTGCCGATGGCGGTGCGCTATGACGGCACGGCGCCGGCCGAGGGTCACGGCTTCCAGGCCCATGTCGGGCCGATGCGCTCGCCGTCCCGCGGCGCGGTGACGCTGAAAAGCGCCGATCCAAAGGACGCGCCAAAGATCGCCTTCAACTATATGAGCCACGAACAGGATTGGGAGGACTTCCGCCGTTGCGTGCGCCTCACGCGCGAGATCTTCGCGCAGACCGCCTTCGACCCCTATCGCGGCAAGGAGATCCAGCCGGGCAGCGGCGTTCAAAGCGATGACGAGATCGACGGCTTCATCCGCGAACACGCCGAAAGCGCCTATCACCCCTGCGGCACGGCGAAGATGGGCCGCGCCGATGACAGGATGGCGGTTGTCGATCCGGAGTGCCGGGTGATCGGCGTCGAGGGCTTGAGGGTCGCCGACAGTTCGGTGTTTCCGCGCATCACCAACG
- the betB gene encoding betaine-aldehyde dehydrogenase — translation MTMHAQASHFIDGDYVEDADGRAFDSINPATGEVIARLHAATPAIIERAMAAAERAQREWAAWLPVERARVLRRASDLMRERNGELSRLETLDTGKAIQETLVADAASGADALEWFSAQAAGLSGESVPLAEGFAYTRREPLGVCVGIGAWNYPIQIASWKAAPALACGNAMVFKPSEMTPLSALKLAEIFIEAGAPKGLFNVVQGFGEVGAALSTHEKTAKVSLTGSVPTGGKVYAAAASGMRHATMELGGKSPMVVFEDADLEDAIGGAMLGNFYSTGQICSNGTRVFVQKSILEAFLSRLVERTKTIRIGDPLDPETHLGPLISEEQRRKVLFYIEAGKSEGARLVTGGGVPEGEAFARGAYIEPTVFADVTDDMTIAREEIFGPVMSVLAFDTEEEVVARANDTPFGLAAGVFTRDLARGHRVAGALEAGICWINTYNLTPVEIPFGGVKQSGFGRENGRAAMEFYSQLKTVQVALGKVDSPY, via the coding sequence ATGACCATGCATGCACAAGCCAGCCATTTCATCGACGGCGACTATGTCGAGGATGCCGACGGCCGGGCCTTTGACAGCATCAATCCGGCAACCGGCGAGGTGATCGCCAGGCTTCATGCCGCAACGCCGGCGATCATCGAACGCGCCATGGCGGCCGCCGAGCGCGCCCAGCGCGAATGGGCGGCGTGGCTGCCGGTCGAGCGCGCCCGCGTGCTGCGAAGGGCGTCCGACCTGATGCGCGAACGCAATGGCGAACTCTCCAGGCTTGAAACCCTTGATACCGGCAAGGCCATTCAGGAAACGCTGGTGGCCGATGCCGCCTCCGGCGCGGATGCGCTCGAATGGTTTTCGGCCCAGGCCGCCGGCCTTTCCGGCGAGAGCGTGCCGCTTGCGGAAGGCTTTGCCTATACCAGGCGCGAGCCGCTCGGCGTCTGCGTCGGCATCGGCGCGTGGAACTATCCGATCCAGATTGCCTCCTGGAAGGCGGCGCCCGCGCTTGCATGCGGCAATGCCATGGTGTTCAAGCCATCGGAAATGACGCCGCTATCGGCGCTGAAACTGGCTGAAATCTTCATCGAAGCCGGCGCGCCGAAGGGGCTTTTCAACGTGGTGCAGGGCTTCGGCGAGGTGGGGGCGGCCCTTTCCACCCATGAAAAGACCGCCAAGGTATCGCTCACCGGTTCGGTGCCGACCGGCGGCAAGGTCTATGCGGCGGCTGCCTCCGGCATGCGCCATGCCACGATGGAGCTCGGCGGCAAATCGCCGATGGTCGTGTTCGAGGATGCCGATCTCGAAGATGCGATCGGCGGCGCAATGCTCGGCAATTTCTATTCCACCGGCCAGATCTGCTCCAACGGCACCCGGGTCTTCGTGCAGAAATCCATACTGGAGGCGTTTCTTTCCCGGCTTGTGGAGCGCACGAAGACGATCCGCATCGGCGATCCGCTCGATCCCGAGACCCATCTCGGCCCGCTGATTTCCGAGGAACAGCGCCGCAAGGTGCTGTTCTATATCGAGGCGGGCAAAAGCGAGGGCGCACGGCTTGTGACCGGCGGCGGCGTTCCTGAAGGCGAGGCCTTCGCCAGGGGCGCCTATATCGAACCCACCGTCTTTGCCGATGTCACCGATGACATGACCATCGCCCGCGAGGAAATCTTCGGGCCGGTGATGAGCGTGCTCGCCTTCGACACCGAAGAGGAGGTGGTTGCGCGCGCCAACGATACGCCCTTCGGCCTCGCCGCCGGCGTCTTCACCCGCGATCTTGCCCGCGGCCACCGCGTGGCGGGCGCGCTTGAAGCCGGCATCTGCTGGATCAACACCTATAATCTCACACCCGTCGAAATCCCTTTCGGCGGCGTCAAGCAATCGGGTTTCGGCCGGGAAAACGGCCGCGCGGCGATGGAATTCTACTCGCAGCTAAAGACCGTGCAGGTGGCGCTCGGCAAGGTCGACAGCCCGTATTGA